The window TGCTCATATCGTTCCTCTCTTCTTGAGACAATGAAGGCATGTGAATTCATGAAAGAACTGTCCTGTCACGCCCCCGATTATCGTACCTCTTTTAAAGTTAATTAAACCATGGCAAGAATCAATTCTTTTGTGATCGTTGGAAATGTAGTTAAAACTTGGATAATTAGCAACTGAATTAGCAAATCGAGTTGAAGCGATTCCTATAGCTTAATTCGATGGGTGTTAAGAGCGATAAAGCTATAATCTGCTATATTGCATAAGCATATGATAATCAATGAATTCCATTAAAAACGGGGGTGGACGAGCCTCGAACCCGGGAAGTGATCTTTAATAATTCTATAAATTGGTTGGATTTTTAGTTCTAATCAGCCAAAATTATGCTAAACTTACCCTGTAATAGGAACGATTCATTATGACACAATTGTATGAGGCAGCATATTAATCGTTGTATGATTTTTAGCTACACGATTAATAACCAATTTTACTGCATCCCATAAAAGTACGCTTTGAGACACCAATCCGGGGAGCCAGTTTTTTCTAACCTACAAGTTGACCAATTAGTTAAATTTAAAAATATTATCTTCTTCGTTTCAGAATAATAACCAGCTTGGAGTTTACAGAAATATATGCCGGATGTAACATCTGAAGCATTCCAGATAACTTGATCGAAACCTGCTTGCTGTTGTGCATCAACCAACATCTCAACCTAACGGCGGAAGATTTAGCAGTCGAGTAATGCCATATCAATGAATACTTAGATTCTAAATGAAAGGCAACGCATAAATGAGAACAAAAGCATTGCGCAAATTATCTATGTTAGTTATTATTGATAATTAGTATCGTATCGTTTGGATAATAAATAATTGGTATTTGTATCCTTTTGATCTAATCGCTCCCGTCCAAAGCAGGAGACTAATCATTAAAAGTGGAGGATTTCTGCTATGCGAAGAACATTTATCACAGCGCTGCTTATCATGTTTGTGATGCTTCTGTGTTTGTTTATCAGTTGTTCAACAAAGACAACACTTATTCCGATGGAGGATTTCTTTAAGAATCCCCAGCAAGCCTATTTCCAGATTTCTCCTGATGGCAAGTATGTCTCGTTTACAAAACCTTTCGAGCGGCGAATGAACATTTTTGTGCAGGAGATAGGTTCTGAGAAAATAACCAGGGCTACATCGGTTACCGATCGCGATATCTGGGCTTATTTCTGGAAGGGCAATAATCGCCTCCTGTACCTCCATGATTTCGGTGGTGATGAGAATTTCCATATTTTCGGTGTGGATCGCGATGGCGGCAACTTGACCGACCTAACGCCTTTTGAAAATGTTAAGGCCAGAATTATTGATGACATGCCGGACCGCGATACAGACATCCTCATATCAATGAACAAAATAAATCCGGAAGTGTTCGATGTCTACCGATTAAACACGGTAACCGGAGAACTGACTTTAGCAGCCGAAAACCCCGGCAATATTTCGAGCTGGATTACCGATCATGATTACAATGTCAGGATTGCCATTCGGACCGATGGCATCAATAACACCATTTTGTATCGAGATGGCAGCGAGGGTGAGTTTAAAGAAATAATGACTGTTGGTTTCAAGGATACTTTTCATCCTATTCTTTTTACATTTGATAACAAACACATCTATGCCCTGTCTAACCTGGGACGGGATCGTGAAGTAATTGTAAAATATGACTTGGCAAAAAACGTTGAGTTAGAGTTGCTGTATGAGAATCCCGAAGTCGATGTTTCCGGTCTTAATTACTCCCGCAAGCGCAAGGTTTTGACCGAGATTAACTATGTCGATTGGAAATACCAAAGGAAAGTTCTCGACCCTGAGATGGAAAAATACTACAAGATGTTGGAGCACCGGTTTCCCGGATATGAAATCTATCTAACGTCCAACAATCGTGATGAGGATATCTTCATCGCTCGCACCATGAGTGATCGCTCTACTGGCTCATATTATCTATTTGACACTCGTTCCGGTAAAATCACAAAACTCGCTGATAGAAATCCGTGGCTGCCAGAGAATCAGTTGGCTGAGATGAAACCGATATCCTACAAATCACGTGACGGTTTGACAATCCATGGGTATTTGACAGTTCCCAGAGGTGTCGAGCCCAAAAACCTTCCAATAGTTGTAAACCCGCATGGTGGTCCTTGGTATAGAGATGCCTGGGGATTTCGTGGAGAGGTTCAGTTTTTGGCCAACCGTGGTTTTGCCGTATTCCAAATGAACTTCCGAGGTTCTACTGGTTATGGTAAAGCATTTTGGCAAGCCTCGTTTAAGGAATGGGGCAAAAAGATGCAGGACGATATAAGCGATGGCGTTAAATGGCTTATCGATGAAGGTATCGCCGATCCGAATAGGATTGCCATTTATGGTGGCAGCTATGGCGGTTATGCAACTTTAGCCGGTCTTGCTTTTACACCCGATCTGTATGCCTGCGGTGTTGACTACGTTGGCGTTTCCAACCTGTTTACCTTTATGAATACAATGCCGCCCTATTGGAAGTTGTACCGTAAGATGATGTACGAAATGGTTGGCGACCCGGTTAAGGACAGCATCCTGCTGGCTGAAGCATCTCCGGTGTTTCATGCGGATAATATAAAAGTGCCGGTGTTGGTGGCTCAGGGAGCTAACGATCCGAGAGTTAATATCGACGAGTCTAATCAGATTGTTGAGGCTCTAAAAAAGCACGGTATTGAGGTTGTCTATATGGTCAAGGACAACGAGGGACATGGTTTTCTCAATGAGGAAAACACCTTCGATTTCTATCGGGCTATGGAGGATTTCCTGACCAAGCAGCTGTTAAGCAAAAAGTAAAGCAAATCTGTTATTGAAAATAAAATGACAGGCAGGTCGAAGTAAAATCAGTTTCGACCTGCTGCCCAAGAACACGGTCCCTACTTCACTCTCAGCAAACATTTGCAATCTTCGACTTTCACATCTGTTTTCTTTCGAAGAACCTTGCGGCATGGGCAAGCTTTTTGGCTTTTTTATTAAAAAACCCTTTCACTTGCATCATTATAAAATAAATCCATCTTATGATAAATAAAGAAGTTAATATTTTATTCAGCAATCCCTAAATATTCGTATAGACAAATATAACAGCGGCAAAGTTAGATCGACTAAAAAATATATGCCTTAGCGCCTTATTCACAGCGAAGAATTTGATACTTGATTTGAGGCAATGGCTTGCGAAACAGAATTAAAATCTCACAGAATTACAAGGTTTCTAACCCTGCCGCCATCAACCGCTTCTTCAAACCGGCGCATGACCACACCTATAATATAATTCGTCTTGACATCATTATTGGCAAAATCAATTTGCTCCGCCTGCTTGATTGCCTCAGCTATTGCTTGGCGAATATCGCTATCGGACAATTCTGATTTTTCCGAAATCAACTTAGAAAATTTTGGCTCCAATTCAGCGGGCGTCGAACCGACGAATAATTTTTCAACTGTTTTTAGCGTAAGACGTCCCTGCTTTTGCCTATCAAGAATACTTGCAACTGTATCAATATTGAAATCGATAACCGATTTGTTAACTTTGTATACACGTTTTAACATCGAATACAACTTTACAGGGTTAATATAATCTTGCTTGACCAGCCTGTCAAACATCTCAAGGAGAGGGGAAACTACAACTTTATGCGATATGTCTATCGGAGTACCCAGTTTTTCCCATTCGGATTCATATTCCCATGAGCGTTTGGGCAAGCCTCTTTTATAGTTGGAAATATCACAGGCAGGGATAGCCACCGGCGGGCTGTCGGTATCGGGATACATTCTGTCAGGTCCGGGCAGCACACGTTCAAAACCGGTAGTGAAATCGCTTAGATGCTGACGGGTATCATTAGGGACACCGTCAAACGCTTCCTCTGCCCTGATAACGATTTCGTTCATGGCAGTAGCTATGTCATTACGTGGACCCCAGGTTAAGACGATGGCATCTTTATCGGAGGTGTCCAGTTCTTTGGCAAGTTTGTTCCAACAATCCGAATCGATAACCGGTAGCGGTATTTCATTAACAGCGATATTTGGCATCTTATCCAAACAGGCAATAACTTTTACGCGCCCGGAAAATTCATCTGCAAAAGTTCTTCTCGGCTGTATCTCGCGTTTCAGCAAGCCGGCAAATCCCGGTAATTTAACAGCGCCAAAACGATTGCCGGAACCTGTCACTGAGGCAATCAGCGATGATGGCCGGATGTTTAATATATCTGTAACATCTTTTTTAACCGGCGTAAAACTGCTTTTATTATAGCCGCGCTTTTGCAGTTCATCTTTTATATCGAGAAGGTATTTTTGACGCAAAGCCTCAATCGCAGTCATTCGTTCAACATATTCTGTTTTGGAGATGCCTTTCATCTCCACCCGTGTGCCGCCAGTGATTGATACATTGACATCCTGACGAACACTGCCGATGCCGCGGCGCACAAGACCCGAAGCCTTAAGCATTCTGCCGATAAGTTCATTAACCTCGCGTGCTTCTCTTGGGGTTTCTAAAACTGGCTGCGTGATTACCTCAACCAATGGAGAAGACAAGCGGTCGGTTCTGAAAATTATATCATGACCATTATCTGAAACCTCGCGACAGGCATCCTCCTCAAGGCAGATATGTGAAAGCATAATCTTGCGGTCTTTATACGGAACCCAGCCGCCGACCCCAACAATCGCGGTTCGCTGAAAACCGGTAGGGATTGAACCATCCAGATACTGCTTGCGAGAAACATGGAGTTCATCTATTACTGCGCAGTTCAACATAAGGGCTAAGCGAATAGCTATTTGCAGCGCTTTTTTGTTTATAGTGAATGGCGGCGTATCATCCATTTCGTAGGTACACATATTATTACGATAAAGCTGATAAATCACCCGCTTTTTAGTTTTAAACTCCATCAGAGCGGTGCCATCATATTCGCCCAACTCGGATAAGGTGGGACGCATATGCCTGATGATTTCTGCATCCGGAGCATCGTTCCTATATCCGGTAGGACAATTGCAGAATAATTTTGTTGATGTTTTTAGCTGTTGATGTATTTCGAGACCGCATTTAAAGCCGAGTTTCTTAAACATGTTTTCATTCATTTTTATCGCCAATTCATACAAAAGTGTTGACAATTACATTGTTATTTTATTATCCTCAATAATAATAAAATGGGAGTTATAATGCTAACATTTTTAAGGTAGGTATATTGTGGATGTAGATTATTTGTTGCTAACATTAAAAACTGACAGAGAAGTAAACTTAGGTCCTTGTCCGCTATCTTTACAGATTTCCAACCTTTCGCAAAAATTAGCTGGGCGACCGGGTTACGTCCCCTCTGGGGGGAAATATCCCCTTATACAGTATAAGGTTATACGAGGAGCGCCGCTTATCGTTGCAGTTAATGAAGGCTGCGATTTACTATGGGAGGTTTTCGACAAACTCGAAGAAATAAATGAAATTAGCCCTTGGAAAATTACCGAAAAGAGGGTTATTGAAAAAAAATCTCCTCTTTGCATCACCGAAGAAAAATCAAGGTATCGCTTTCTTACTCCATGGCTAACAGTTCAGGAATCTGAAATCGGTATTGATATTAAAAATAATCCCAAGCAAAGAAACATGGCTTTAGCCACAGTTTTGGAAAGCAATTTCTTGGCAGTTGCCCGCAATTTTAATATTCCTTTAGATAGAGACATTAATATTACGCTAAATACTAAAGATGAATACATCGTTCAGCGGGATTCTAATATTGCCGGGTTTTTCGGTTCATTCTATATTAATTTTCAACTGCCGCAATTTTTGGGATTGGGCAGGGCAGTTTCACGAGGTTTTGGAACTATTAAGCAAAGTTAACAGCTAAATAGAAATATTGAAACCTCAATTAGAGTATATAGCC of the Candidatus Zixiibacteriota bacterium genome contains:
- a CDS encoding S9 family peptidase is translated as MRRTFITALLIMFVMLLCLFISCSTKTTLIPMEDFFKNPQQAYFQISPDGKYVSFTKPFERRMNIFVQEIGSEKITRATSVTDRDIWAYFWKGNNRLLYLHDFGGDENFHIFGVDRDGGNLTDLTPFENVKARIIDDMPDRDTDILISMNKINPEVFDVYRLNTVTGELTLAAENPGNISSWITDHDYNVRIAIRTDGINNTILYRDGSEGEFKEIMTVGFKDTFHPILFTFDNKHIYALSNLGRDREVIVKYDLAKNVELELLYENPEVDVSGLNYSRKRKVLTEINYVDWKYQRKVLDPEMEKYYKMLEHRFPGYEIYLTSNNRDEDIFIARTMSDRSTGSYYLFDTRSGKITKLADRNPWLPENQLAEMKPISYKSRDGLTIHGYLTVPRGVEPKNLPIVVNPHGGPWYRDAWGFRGEVQFLANRGFAVFQMNFRGSTGYGKAFWQASFKEWGKKMQDDISDGVKWLIDEGIADPNRIAIYGGSYGGYATLAGLAFTPDLYACGVDYVGVSNLFTFMNTMPPYWKLYRKMMYEMVGDPVKDSILLAEASPVFHADNIKVPVLVAQGANDPRVNIDESNQIVEALKKHGIEVVYMVKDNEGHGFLNEENTFDFYRAMEDFLTKQLLSKK
- the gatE gene encoding Glu-tRNA(Gln) amidotransferase subunit GatE; the encoded protein is MNENMFKKLGFKCGLEIHQQLKTSTKLFCNCPTGYRNDAPDAEIIRHMRPTLSELGEYDGTALMEFKTKKRVIYQLYRNNMCTYEMDDTPPFTINKKALQIAIRLALMLNCAVIDELHVSRKQYLDGSIPTGFQRTAIVGVGGWVPYKDRKIMLSHICLEEDACREVSDNGHDIIFRTDRLSSPLVEVITQPVLETPREAREVNELIGRMLKASGLVRRGIGSVRQDVNVSITGGTRVEMKGISKTEYVERMTAIEALRQKYLLDIKDELQKRGYNKSSFTPVKKDVTDILNIRPSSLIASVTGSGNRFGAVKLPGFAGLLKREIQPRRTFADEFSGRVKVIACLDKMPNIAVNEIPLPVIDSDCWNKLAKELDTSDKDAIVLTWGPRNDIATAMNEIVIRAEEAFDGVPNDTRQHLSDFTTGFERVLPGPDRMYPDTDSPPVAIPACDISNYKRGLPKRSWEYESEWEKLGTPIDISHKVVVSPLLEMFDRLVKQDYINPVKLYSMLKRVYKVNKSVIDFNIDTVASILDRQKQGRLTLKTVEKLFVGSTPAELEPKFSKLISEKSELSDSDIRQAIAEAIKQAEQIDFANNDVKTNYIIGVVMRRFEEAVDGGRVRNLVIL